A single region of the Silene latifolia isolate original U9 population chromosome 8, ASM4854445v1, whole genome shotgun sequence genome encodes:
- the LOC141594996 gene encoding uncharacterized protein LOC141594996 — translation MAKTRARNKIVTTGTTTEVPDQIIEDSIETEVIDDAETENSEIPAGDLLPNQPINSGIDPPATVGQLLNLTGLLDKPVTSTVQPELDHDIPSNSLPPHTDLGIGINKTWSSVAKPKPGMSLYYCDKRAESTVIEVEEDDVVEELKFWKNTLMGNFLGAKPKIKEVDEYVQKYWKNVTRPIVQYYKKGWYSFRFLSEADMNEILKGGPWNMGTSTLVLKQWTPMFSKEMDSVSIVPAWILFPDLDPFMWSNKVLSKMASVVGKPLFADLPTTYKSKLSFARVLVEVDVAGDLHTTMQLNSPNRGETTQRIIYEWLPHYCHCCRKLGHVTEKCKFTKINNKLDEIRKTKVTQTYKPVLNKDKPISEVSTDCIVLGPAPSKLGDEFPTETVEKGSECPGGLGSHSVVLETNEEMEILSPLEATQAEEPPDPGQ, via the exons ATGGCTAAAACACGCGCGCGAAATAAAATTGTTACTACTGGTACTACCACTGAGGTTCCTGATCAGATTATAGAGGATTCCATTGAAACGGAGGTTATTGATGACGCTGAAACAGAAAATTCCGAGATTCCTGCTGGAGATTTGTTACCTAATCAGCCGATAAACTCAGGTATTGATCCTCCTGCTACAGTTGGACAATTGCTTAATCTCACAGGATTATTGGATAAACCAGTCACGTCTACTGTACAACCTGAATTGGACCATGATATTCCCTCGAATTCTTTGCCGCCACACACTGATTTAGGCATAGGAATTAACAAAACGTGGAGCTCTGTTGCTAAACCTAAACCTGGAATGAGTCTGTACTATTGTGATAAAAGAGCTGAATCAACTGTTATTGaggttgaagaagatgatgttgttgAGGAGttaaaattctggaaaaatacttTAATGGGAAATTTTTTGGGAGCCAAACCAAAGATTAAAGAGGTTGATGAGTATGTCCAGAAATATTGGAAGAATGTTACCAGGCCGATAGTACAGTACTATAAAAAAGGATGGTACAGTTTCAGGTTTCTATCAGAGGCCGATATGAATGAGATACTGAAGGGAGGCCCTTGGAATATGGGTACTAGTACTTTGGTCTTAAAGCAATGGACACCAATGTTTTCAAAAGAGATGGACTCGGTTTCTATAGTCCCAGCTTGGATTCTATTTCCTGACCTAGACCCATTTATGTGGTCTAATAAGGTGCTGAGCAAAATGGCTAGTGTTGTTGGTAAGCCTCTCTTTGCTGACCTGCCAACTACTTACAAATCCAAACTCTCATTTGCAAGGGTGCTGGTAGAAGTGGATGTTGCAGGTGACTTGCATACTACTATGCAACTGAACTCGCCCAACCGTGGAGAAACAACTCAGAGGATAATCTATGAGTGGCTGCCACATTATTGCCACTGCTGTAGGAAATTGGGTCATGTGACGGAGAAATGTAAATtcacaaaaataaataacaaacttGATGAGATTAGGAAAACTAAGGTGACTCAGACTTATAAACCAGTACTGAACAAGGATAAGCCAATTTCTGAGGTTTCTACTGACTGCATTGTGCTAGGCCCAGCACCCTCTAAGTTAGGGGATGAGTTTCCCACTGAGACAGTTGAGAAGGGCTCAGAATGTCCAGGAGGACTAGGCTCACACTCTGttgttttggag ACAAACGAGGAAATGGAGATACTCTCCCCATTGGAAGCTACTCAGGCTGAGGAACCCCCTGATCCTGGTCAATGA
- the LOC141594995 gene encoding uncharacterized protein LOC141594995 yields the protein MKNWTFCCFPHHEGGFNIKEILAWNKSILCKWIWAIDSSSNSTWTKWNLAYNIKAHTFWDMQIKPYHSESWRSILSVRNELITKAGGVELPSSLLNSCVKAGKLQLRLLYDNFRDKGARLPWTKGVWIRVVLPKHSFIMVLAMQRKLATIDNLSMKGFCLVNRCILCKAHCETHKHLFFQCHFAASVWKNVLAWLELYNRTEDLSKELRWLAGRRVRKYWKASWFSSCLGATVYCIWEERNARIFKEVERTIDYVTKQIQFFVSTRLLFVTHPSYEDEIVGILN from the coding sequence ATGAAGAATTGGACATTCTGTTGTTTTCCACACCATGAGGGAGGTTTCAATATAAAAGAAATCTTGGCTTGGAACAAAAGTATATTATGCAAATGGATATGGGCGATAGATAGTTCATCAAATAGTACATGGACTAAATGGAATCTAGCCTACAATATCAAAGCACATACTTTCTGGGATATGCAGATTAAACCATACCATTCAGAAAGCTGGAGGAGCATTCTGTCTGTAAGAAATGAACTGATCACAAAGGCAGGAGGAGTTGAGTTACCTAGTTCCCTTCTGAACAGTTGTGTAAAGGCAGGAAAGTTACAACTACGCCTGTTGTATGATAATTTCAGAGATAAGGGAGCAAGGCTACCATGGACGAAAGGGGTTTGGATTAGAGTTGTCCTTCCCAAGCATAGTTTTATCATGGTTTTAGCTATGCAGAGGAAATTAGCTACAATTGATAACTTGAGCATGAAGGGATTTTGTTTAGTGAATCGTTGTATACTCTGCAAGGCTCATTGTGAAACGCATAAGCACTTGTTCTTTCAGTGTCACTTTGCTGCTAGTGTTTGGAAAAATGTGTTGGCCTGGTTGGAACTATACAATAGAACTGAGGACTTGAGCAAAGAATTACGTTGGCTGGCTGGTAGAAGGGTAAGGAAGTATTGGAAAGCATCTTGGTTTTCTAGTTGTTTGGGGGCTACTGTATATTGCATATGGGAGGAAAGAAATGCACGTATTTTCAAAGAAGTTGAACGCACGATTGATTATGTTACTAAACAAATTCAATTCTTTGTAAGTACTAGGTTATTATTTGTAACTCACCCGTCTTATGAGGATGAGATAGTTGGGATTCTAAATTGA